In Deltaproteobacteria bacterium, a single window of DNA contains:
- a CDS encoding type II toxin-antitoxin system VapC family toxin, whose product MTRYLLDTNIISNVTKPEPSESLLAWMAEQDDQDLFISSLTIGEIWRGVLQTSAGRKRDDLEAWFAGPEGPLALFAGRVLPFDQKAGVVWARLMAEGRAKGRPRSALDTIIAATAEANDCVVVTDNEKDFADVEIINPLRYVSS is encoded by the coding sequence TTGACCCGATATCTTCTCGATACCAACATCATCAGCAACGTCACCAAACCGGAGCCATCCGAGTCGTTGCTGGCGTGGATGGCAGAGCAGGACGACCAAGACCTCTTCATTTCGTCGCTCACCATCGGCGAGATCTGGCGTGGCGTGCTGCAGACGTCCGCCGGCCGCAAACGCGACGACCTTGAAGCTTGGTTCGCCGGTCCGGAGGGACCGCTTGCTCTGTTCGCAGGACGCGTGCTCCCGTTTGACCAAAAGGCCGGCGTTGTCTGGGCAAGACTCATGGCAGAGGGCCGAGCGAAAGGCCGTCCCCGTAGCGCGCTCGACACCATTATCGCGGCTACGGCAGAGGCGAACGACTGTGTCGTGGTCACCGACAACGAGAAGGATTTCGCCGACGTTGAGATCATCAACCCGCTTCGTTACGTGTCAAGCTGA